The Sneathiella limimaris region AAACAAACTCTTCAAAGATTGGAAAACGGTCGTGACACGCTTTTTACGATCCGGATTTTCAACACTCCCCTTGAAGAGGTTGCCATCGATCCAAACAAGGCAGCGCAACTATCAAAAGCCATTCAGACCATGCCAGAAGACTTCAAGGGTTATAAATCGATCAACAAATACCAGCATCTTTTAATACCCTATCTGGAGGCTCAGGCTCTTTAAGGGTTAAGCTCGTCTCATCAATTCAAAAGATCGTTTTGCAATATCGCCATCCGCATTTCCAAAGGGCACAAATGCGGATTTTTCTTTGATCTGATCGTAATGGTGAAGGGCCCAATAGACAGTCGGGAACGCCAAATCATTCCAAGGAATTTCACTCCACCTAAATAGCTCAACTTCCAAAGATTCGGGACCCGCCGAAAAATCAGGTTTTGTCAGCTCCGCCCGATACATGATCTGGACCTGACTAATATGAGTGATGTTGTAAATAGCCAATAGGTCGCGAATTTGAATATGGGCATTAGCCTCCTCCATCGCTTCCCGAGCCGCACCTTCTTCTGTCGTTTCCTGCTGCTCCATGTAGCCTGCGGGTAAGGTCCAGAAATTTTTTC contains the following coding sequences:
- a CDS encoding NUDIX hydrolase, yielding MSGSTNPLDYGFSREVPEGDSIERDVCQDCGWVHYVNPKIVVGSVVTYEDKFLLCRRAINPRKNFWTLPAGYMEQQETTEEGAAREAMEEANAHIQIRDLLAIYNITHISQVQIMYRAELTKPDFSAGPESLEVELFRWSEIPWNDLAFPTVYWALHHYDQIKEKSAFVPFGNADGDIAKRSFELMRRA